Below is a genomic region from Medicago truncatula cultivar Jemalong A17 chromosome 3, MtrunA17r5.0-ANR, whole genome shotgun sequence.
aataactgTTTGTATAATttggagtaattttttttaatagaagcAGTTTCTGCAACAATGATCCTTTACCGATGCACGAGAATGAGACATATTCATTTGATTTGATGCTCCTTATTAACTATCTCATGACGTTTAGTAGTTCCTTATTCTATATGTGGAACAATCACCAatatgattttgtgttttcgtAATGTCTAAAGTGATACTCAGGGACATCAATTTTCATTAAGATTATtctaaataatttgttttagggTATAGAACTAATAACATTGTTCATGAACTCCTCGATATCTTCAGTATTGTGACATATTGTTGAAGGATAATAATGACATATAAAACATGCACCATTATGGATTATTCAATGTCACATTTTCTATTCGTTAATCAACATAGAACTTTGCACTAATTTCCTTAAGATCAAATGAATATAAGGATTGTATCACAAAGGAGCTTGAAGGACGATTCAAGATTGAATTAAACATCATTAGTAAAATTTCCACTAGAAAAGACAACGCTTCCTATACAGAGATCACACACAAGCTTTCATAACACAATCACGATTAGACATAACTCAACTTTTTACAGAGGCGATTATAAGAGATTAGGAGCTCTGGATCACCATTATGAATAGTTTTTAGTCTCTTTCTCTCCTTAAAGTGTGCATTTCACTTTAAATGCGAAGTTAATATTACTCACCATTGATTAATAAACTACTCGTTGATATTAGAACTACATCAtaataaatatcaataaaaataaaataaaaatgtttttattttggttcatacaaaatttatttataataaaattagtaTCTTTAgcattcattttagtccttattttgaagaattaaaatcaaatatttggcCAACatgtatctttttatttttttattttttaaacttatcATATACACGTAATTGTAAAAATCAAGTCTCTTGATAACCAATCTACGTAAGATATTGATCTCTCCTAACAATTGCAAATCactttaaacaattattttttcatacatcaaaaaattaaaccttgaatcaaataataattaaaagacTGTTTGATAAGACACTTTTATTAGCATTTAGCTTATAAACTCGTTTCACAAAAAaattctgtttggtaacactttttcaccatgagcttataacttatttcacgagcttataagctatttttcagaaactattccaagtagcgtttgagcttatagcttatagtttctcacttttaattccatttttacccttattattctaactaaattccattttttacccttaataatttatgaatgaaattttaaatatgttttaaatgtgaatgctattttttatgaatgaaagatcctttttttctcaaaagaaaaagatattttttttaccgttacgtttaagtttttttcgttacaatttttacgttttttttttgtgactatttcaatatttaatgcatctttttttttttttgcgaaatgacacgttatttttgtgttatctATCAGAATTGTAGAGAATAAGAACAAGGAcaataattttctccaacaaaaaaaatgagaacgTTACGTTTAacttcactatatatatatatttgtacaaactatattttatttaaacttttttacactttatatttaattttttaggcaaatgaaaataaatataagttaacatttaggaattaaaaattaatttaataataatattaaattgacaatgtttaatttttaattacgttaaacattaattgatataaactttattatgaattaaaaatgtccttttatgtaattttatatcTATCAACTAattgaaccgctaattttaccaaacacttcaagtaGCTTCTTATCAGCTATCAACTATCAGCCATcagttataagctataagctatcagctaacttatcagTCATCCGCTATTTTTACTAATCAGAGCCTAATAATAAGTAAGAGATTGAAAAGGATAGAGCTATACTTGATTTGACAAATAGGGTCAGATAGAAGAAGTTGACTGTTGATTTTCTCACATTCAATATGTCTTAGAAAACATAAGTAAATGACTAAAAATTCAGCGGTAGTTAAGTGCTGTCGGTTTTCTAGTAATAAGCCGCTGGGGATATTTTAGCATTTTACTTGTGCTTTTAGGAAGTTTATGATGTTAAAAAAGCAACTGTGGAAGAAGTTTGGGCTGAACGAGTTTGGGTTGGGCCCATACGCAGCAAAGAGGTCTGATTAAGTCACACTGGCGAGCGAGGGAAATCTCTTTACGATAATTTTTCCGTTCCGTCGTTCTCTGCCCTCACCGTCGACGCCGGTGCCGATTTTTCTCCGTCTTGAAGGTTCGCatcattttcaaatcttataACTTCAATTTTCTTTGACTATTTCGTTATGCTAATTAATTAAGATTAATAATATTGTTAGATTGATTATTGATATATGCAATAGGTGTGTGTGCGCCATTGTTTCAATACAATGACTAAGAGACCAAAGAAATCAGAATCAAATAGGAGACCAAAAAGAAGAAAGCCATCAGGTGTTTTTTCACCGTTGGATGTATCTTCTAGCGTTGTTTTCCGTTTGCTATGCCCTGCTAGTAAAATTGGGGGTGTAATTGGTAAAGGTGGTTCTATTATATCACAAATTCGCCATGAAACCGGTGTGAAAGTTAAAATTGAAGAGCCTGTTCCGGGTTGCGAAGAAAgggttataacttttttaaaggAGAGTGAAGAAGGTAGTGCTGAGCAAGGAAAGGAGGTTAATGATAATGATGAGAGTGAAAGCAAGGTGAAGGATGATGAGGAGAAAGGGAATGGCGATGATAATGAAGATAAAGATTCTGTTTCTGTTGAAGATTCGCAGAGCGAGAAGGTGAATTCAAATCCAACTATTATGAGGGCTGTAATGTTAGTTTTTGAGAGGGTGGCTGAGGATGAAGGTGGTGATGAAAGTAAAAAAGGTTACTTTGGTTTACGGCTACTTATCCTTTCTAATCAAGTTGGATGCATTTTGGGAAAAGGTGGCAGTGTGATAAAGAGAATGTCAGCTGAAAGTGGGGCGCAGATTCGAATCCTTCCTAAAGAAGAAATTCCCGCGTGTGCGTCGGATTCTGACGAGTTAGTTCAGGTAAATGTTGTCTCCGACACTATGCCTGTATGCACTAAAATGGCATAGGGTGTATATTATTCCATGAAATTTCTGTTGCTAGTTTCATTTGAAGTAATGAATGACTGGTGGATTGTTTACTTTGTCAAAAGGTTATTTGATTCAACTGTCATAAGTGTGTTTTGCATGTATGCATAGTAGTTTTAGTGAACATACAATAAGCAGCCGATTTAGCGATCTTGATGTATTTCACTTATTTTTGGACATGGTCATGCttgatttcatgtttcaacATTTCTTATAATCATGATATGGTGTAGATCACAGGAGGAGTAGAAGTTGTCAGGAGAGCTCTGCAATCTGTTTTTCAGCAGCTTGTGGAGAATTCACCTCGGGATCATGAATCTCTGCCTACCAATCTTACCGGGCCGTCATCTCATTCATATGGTCAATTCCCACCAAATAAACGCACTTTCGCTGGTCAAGGAGCATCTTTTGCTACTGGGCCTAATGAAATTCCTGTTTTCCATTCTGCTCCTATGATTCCCAAATTTCATGAAGGTGCCATCCTTGGTCGCATGAGGCCTCCACCGGAAATACTTACTTTCCGTTTACTGTGTCCTTCCGAAAGTGTAGGAAATTTAATTGGCAAGGGTGGATCAATCATAAAGATGCTGCAACAAGAGACAGCCAGTGAAATCAAGGTCATAGAAGCCATTCCGGGTTCAGAGGACTGCATTATCATCATATCTGGTCCAGCGGTATTGTACAAGTTTCCCATTTTCTCATACGTGCTATTGTTTTGGAGTCACATTTGTTTTTCACTGATGTTAGTTTAATAATTGCAGCACCCAGATGATAGAATATCTCCTGTGCAAGAGGCTATATTTCGTGTGCAAAATAGAATATCCAGGGCTATGCTTGATAGTAAAGAGCACAGTATGTTAGCAAGGGTCATTGTTTCTTCCAAACATATAGGTTGTCTCCTAGGGAAGGGTGGTTCCATCATAGCTGAAATGAGGAATTTATCAGGTGCCCATATTCGTATGCTGGGAAAGGATAAGGGTCCAAAGTGTGTTTCAGAAGATGATGAAGTAATTCAGGTTCAATTTCTACCATATCTGATATTGTGTATATTTAAAATCTGCAACTTTATCCCATGTGGGTATAATTTTCATAGTAATGCTGATATcttgtaattattatttgactAAATTATACTACTCCTGTTTGGATTTGATAGATACAATACATGGTCAATATGACATAATCTCCATCAAAAGAACCATGATTTCTTCGGAAAAACTAATATAGTTGTATTGTAAAGTCATGTAGCTTTGCAATTGAGAAGTTggagtaattttcttttttgaagggcgaagatatatatattataaataataaggAAATAGAGAAATACAAATAGTACATCAGGACATGAATATGAGCCGTACtcagacaaaaacaaaaaaaacaccacAACAACCAAAATGAATACACCAACCCACCCACGCCTACAATCAGAGACACCTCAATATCACATTTACGTGATACTTATTTATCAAATCGTTAATTGACTGGGATGTATGCTTTGTGATTAGTTTCTATTAgtttagtcaattttttttacctaagTACTAGTATTTGATATTTCAAATGGTTGCCGCTTATCCTTTTGGCAGGTGAGTGGAGTAATTGAGGCAGTGCATGATGCTCTTTTGCAAATAACTACGAGATTAAGAAACAATTTCTTTCGCGATGCATTTCCGTCTGccaattttccttcaaattctGCATTCCTTGATCAACATTCTCCATTCCCACCTTATTTGGGAAGGCGGGGACTTTCACCTCCTGGAATGTATTCTGACCTAGGTCCGCGACATCCACATGCTGATTTTCCCCTCGATGATCACCCTCCTTTTATGAATAATATGTATAGATCAGGCATTCCTCCTCTCATATCTGAAAGGAAGCCTTGGGGTCCTAAGGTATTGGACTATTTTTGCTGTTGTTGGCACTAATTTTGTTTTACCTACCCTCCTTTAGATTTAGGCTATCTTTTATCTAGCACTCAATCCGTGTGTATAAAATTAGTCTTATTGAAATGATTAAATTGAACTGGATGAGAAAATGAGGGGACAGTGGTACAACACACATAGTTTGCATCAAAACTTGTATCTGTAGTAGCATATTTAGTGAAATATAGGTTTGTTAAGCTTATTTATgtgaatgttattttttaaattctgaaCAGTTTAAAGTTTCTTATTGTATGAAATATTTCATCTGAATTGTGACTTGATAATTTCCAAGAAGACACCTAGAAAGTTAGGAAAAAATTCTACATCCTtgaaagttattattattttcatttaccACACAACTTTATTGCTGCATCCTATGAAATTTCAGATGGTATGGCATATCAATCTTTAGCTTCAATTAGCCATTATGTTTTAAACAAGATTTTTTCCCATACTGTTATGGCTACTAAATCGTTGAGTTGATTATATTGGATATCTGGTTCTAGGGGATACTTGAAGGTGGTGGACATATGGGCTTGCCAGAATTTGCAGGAGGTCCCCGAAGAATTTCTGGATTTGCAGGGTGTGTCTATCACTGTCAATActtttttcatctttattatttttcaaatttaactctctctctctctctctctcattgttTATGTAATAACTTGGTTTCATCATGCAGAGGGAGCCAACCGATTATCACAAGCACCactgttgaagttgttgttccTCGAGCTCTGGTGGCTGAAATATACGGGGAAAATGGTGAATGCCTGAAACAGATACTCCAGGTGAGGCCATTGCATCTGACAATTGATGATGTTAATTGTTTAGTTTCTATCTGCTTGttatttggatgatttttgtgCAAACAATTAAATAGTTGTCTGAGCGACTCATACATGATACATGGACACCTGCATCAATATTACTTCACATAAGCTTCTGTGTTAACACTTAGCAATTTCTTGCGAAAGACACAAAGGGTCCTAGACTCTGAATGCTTTGTGTTGATGTGAGTAATTGGACAAGTTTATTTCTgctgaaaaaattattaaattttttctgttttaattGGAATTCAAATTGTAGGATGGTGTGATTATTGATGAAATCACTGTATGGTTTTAAttgttttgacattttcaaTGTCATCCATACTTACAGATCTCTGATGCAAATGTTATTATTACTGATCCAATCCCTGGAGCTGTGgaaactaaaattataatatcTGGAACCCCGGAGCAAACTAATGCTGCACAAAGTCTTATTCAGGCATTTGTCATGAGTGAGAGGGAGTCTGGTTGATCTATCCAATTGGGTAATACActgaatcatgttttttttcttttcaagtacGACAGATGTAATTGAGCtctttttttggcttaatatcGGTTCTTCATGTTATAATCTTTAGTAGGAATGTGGTATAAATTGTAAAATACTATCCTATAAAATTGTGACTGTGCACCAGCTTTCTTTGTATGCACGTTTGACCATTTTGAACTTCACATCCTATTTTGGACATATTTCTTTATGCCCTTAATATATGGCTTATTAATCTCACTTAAAACCTAGGTCGCTTGTGGAAGATAAACTGTTAGAACCTAGTCAAGACCGAAAttagagggggggggggggggggggggggatacCTGGACCCATTGCTCTGTTTACCTTGCTAAGCCATCTCTTTACCCTTCACCCccactttatttatttaactaacCCTCTAGCTGTGCCTAGCtaattttcccttttttctaTTCATATTATCCATATCCATAAATATCCATTTATATCCCTGGTTCCACCTTGTTATCCTTAGTCACTTGTTGTTTTAACCAATTCTCTATTCATCCCTTTTGTTGGGCTAAGGCT
It encodes:
- the LOC11436115 gene encoding KH domain-containing protein HEN4, with protein sequence MTKRPKKSESNRRPKRRKPSGVFSPLDVSSSVVFRLLCPASKIGGVIGKGGSIISQIRHETGVKVKIEEPVPGCEERVITFLKESEEGSAEQGKEVNDNDESESKVKDDEEKGNGDDNEDKDSVSVEDSQSEKVNSNPTIMRAVMLVFERVAEDEGGDESKKGYFGLRLLILSNQVGCILGKGGSVIKRMSAESGAQIRILPKEEIPACASDSDELVQITGGVEVVRRALQSVFQQLVENSPRDHESLPTNLTGPSSHSYGQFPPNKRTFAGQGASFATGPNEIPVFHSAPMIPKFHEGAILGRMRPPPEILTFRLLCPSESVGNLIGKGGSIIKMLQQETASEIKVIEAIPGSEDCIIIISGPAHPDDRISPVQEAIFRVQNRISRAMLDSKEHSMLARVIVSSKHIGCLLGKGGSIIAEMRNLSGAHIRMLGKDKGPKCVSEDDEVIQVSGVIEAVHDALLQITTRLRNNFFRDAFPSANFPSNSAFLDQHSPFPPYLGRRGLSPPGMYSDLGPRHPHADFPLDDHPPFMNNMYRSGIPPLISERKPWGPKGILEGGGHMGLPEFAGGPRRISGFAGGSQPIITSTTVEVVVPRALVAEIYGENGECLKQILQISDANVIITDPIPGAVETKIIISGTPEQTNAAQSLIQAFVMSERESG